The following are from one region of the Hemitrygon akajei chromosome 6, sHemAka1.3, whole genome shotgun sequence genome:
- the LOC140729313 gene encoding transmembrane protein 272, producing MKAAFTLLLLQNIEERPFFPVVTVCMKLLSLPMAIASIVIGAIYLHSCTKQYLIPIYLIVSGSFTIFFVITTLKSCGSSEENSMEVARKSGSAWRTLASIFSFIWFICGNVWIYSIYQPEYIDKLSPNYCDKTLYLFAFWLTTMMYVLLGLTLVLGCCWLVLMCVIGGSIFINRRT from the exons ATGAAAGCAGCCTTTACACTCCTTCTCCTGCAGAACATCGAGGAACGCCCTTTCTTCCCAGTTGTAACAG TGTGCATGAAGCTTCTGTCTCTCCCCATGGCGATTGCTTCCATCGTGATCG GTGCAATCTATTTGCATTCTTGTACCAAGCAGTACCTCATTCCAATTTATCTGATTGTCTCTGGGAGCTTTACCATCTTCTTTGTGATCACGACACTGAAATCGTGCGGCTCCAGCGAGGAAAACTCCATGGAAGTGGCCCGTAAATCGGGCAGTGCGTGGCGGACCTTGGCATCGATCTTCTCCTTCATCTGGTTTATCTGTG GTAAcgtctggatttacagcatctatcAGCCAGAATATATCGACAAATTATCACCCAACTACTGTGATAAAACCCTCTATCTCTTTGCTTTCTGGCTGACCACCATGATGTACGTCCTGCTTGGGCTAACACTGGTGCTTGGCTGCTGCTGGCTAGTCTTGATGTGTGTCATAGGTGGGAGCATCTTCATAAACCGACGTACATAG